The Candidatus Acididesulfobacter guangdongensis region CTTCTTGAATTTTTGATATTTTAACAAGATAAAACGGTTTTACCTGTACATAGTTTTCTATCTTAGCTTTAGAAATCCCTTGTACTAGTATTTTTACTCTCCCGTCAGGCAATTTAAGCATTTTCATTATCATTGCAACTGTGCCTATGTCAAATATGTCGTTCTGCGCAGGTTCTTCAACTACTATATCTTTTTGTGCCGTTAAAAGTATCAGCCTGTCCTTTGACAGCGCCTCGTCAACGGCTTTTATAGAAGCTTCCCTTCCTACAAAAAGAGGTATTATCATAAAAGGAAAAACTACAAGGTCTCTTATAGGCAGCATCGGTATCACATCAGGGATTTTAATCTCTTCCTGTGAACCCAGCTGGTCGATATTTTCGCCTTTGCCGACGGTAATATCATCATCTGTGCCTTTAAAATCTGTTTCATAATTAAAATTAGCTATAAGCGTCATATAAATATATCTCCCGTAAATTAGTGTAAAAACAATTAGTATAAAAACAAATATGTTTTATTTTATAGTATCTATTAATTGTATCTTTAAAATTAATATAACTATAATATAACTATAATATAACTATAATTGATTATATAATTATATCTTTAAATTCATAAGATAATCAATTAAAATCAATCAATAAAATTAATTAAAATCCAATTAGAATTTTGAACAGTTGCGCGAAATTAATTATAAATTAATTATAATCTATTTCAATATTTATTTTTGAATGAATACTTTGAAATTCTATGTTAAATACAATTTTCAGCACACCGTCTGACAGCACCGCGCTGACATTTTTATCAGATGGACTGAACGGCAAAAGCAAAAATTTTTCAAATTTTCCAAATCTCCTTTCCATGCATAAAAATCTAATATTATCACAGTGTTCTGCATTTTCTGCATGTCTGTGATTTAAGTTTGAATTCAAAACCCACTTTATAATCAGTATGTTGTCCTGTACTATTACAGTAATGTCTTCTTTTTTAACGCCGGGAACTTCCAGCTCAACTACGAGTTTGTCTTTTGTACTGTAAATATCTATAGGCGAAACGTTGGCGCTGAAAGAGGCTGATAAATCTTCAAGATA contains the following coding sequences:
- a CDS encoding Hsp20/alpha crystallin family protein, coding for MKHYNTDDNYSNKIINFKKEVQRLFRELFESIYLEDLSASFSANVSPIDIYSTKDKLVVELEVPGVKKEDITVIVQDNILIIKWVLNSNLNHRHAENAEHCDNIRFLCMERRFGKFEKFLLLPFSPSDKNVSAVLSDGVLKIVFNIEFQSIHSKINIEIDYN